In Streptococcus mitis, the DNA window CTGACTGAATCCCTTCGATATTAAGAGCTGGCTCAAAAAAGAAACGTTTTAGAAAGGCTACACGGTTCTCTTGTAAGAGAGGCAATTCCAAGCCATAAATCTGGCTGATTTCCCCAGGATTTCGTTGAGCATAGGCATCCACCAAGGCTAATTCTCGTTCATTCGGCTCTTGTACTTCTTCGTACAAACCTTCAACCAAGATACGGCCATCTGCGGCACGAAGGGACTGTAGGGCTTGAAGGAGGTACCAAGGAGCTGATTCCACAACTCCTCCATAACTAGAGTGGATATCCACATCCGCACTTTTTACCTTGGCATCAAAGGTCACGATCCCCTTGTTTCCACCAGAAATTTCTAACTGCTCCAAGGCATTCTTGGTCCCTTGTTCCCAGACCAACAAATCTGCGCCACGGAGTTTGTCCGCATATTTTTCCAGATACTTATCTAGGTCTGTTGAAGCCGATTCCTCCGCTCCTTCCATGATAAAACTGATATTGACAGGCAGGTCATCATGGTGCTGCATGTATTTTCTCAAAGCACTCAAACGAGCTGTGATATGACCCTTGTCGTCGTCAACCCCACGCCCATACATGAAGCCATTACGCACCGAAAGCGTAAAAGGATCCTCTGTCCAGACCTGATCCCCATCCGCTGGCACAGTGTCATAGTGGTTATAGAAAATCAAGGTCTTGGCATCTGGACGTGAACTCTTGAAATGCGCCATGACAAAGGGCGCCGTATAAGTCTCATCAATCTCCACTTCAGCCCCAACACGCTTGAAAATCTCGCCCAGATAGTTTGCGACTTCCTTAAGTCCAACCTGCTGGGCAAAGACTGATTTCTTAGAAATCAAGGTACGCAAAACCTCAAAATAATGCTGGGCTACATGATCCTTTTCAAATTT includes these proteins:
- a CDS encoding M20 family metallopeptidase, with the translated sequence MVFPSEQEQIEKFEKDHVAQHYFEVLRTLISKKSVFAQQVGLKEVANYLGEIFKRVGAEVEIDETYTAPFVMAHFKSSRPDAKTLIFYNHYDTVPADGDQVWTEDPFTLSVRNGFMYGRGVDDDKGHITARLSALRKYMQHHDDLPVNISFIMEGAEESASTDLDKYLEKYADKLRGADLLVWEQGTKNALEQLEISGGNKGIVTFDAKVKSADVDIHSSYGGVVESAPWYLLQALQSLRAADGRILVEGLYEEVQEPNERELALVDAYAQRNPGEISQIYGLELPLLQENRVAFLKRFFFEPALNIEGIQSGYQGQGVKTILPAEASAKLEVRLVPGLEPHDVLEKIRKQLDKNGFDKVELYYTLGEMSYRSDMSAPAILNVIELAKKFYPQGVSVLPTTAGTGPMHTVFDALEVPMVAFGLGNANSRDHGGDENVRIADYYTHIELVEELIRSYE